From a single Oncorhynchus tshawytscha isolate Ot180627B linkage group LG33, Otsh_v2.0, whole genome shotgun sequence genomic region:
- the kif20a gene encoding kinesin-like protein KIF20A, translated as MALSMASPCGVLSDEEEGGMAVFESTAADIGGLVGQRLNEVTLPEISIISPGLEHRPSIREKALAKPGVIRQGSGGEGNTDKVKVFLRIRPLTEGEKERGEEQGCVCVQNEESLMLKAPKDSQNMKSAERGVAQSMHKFSFSQIFGPETKQQDFFESTMKEMVRDVLRGESRLLYTYGVTNSGKTYTIQGVGREAGLLPRALVSLFRKLQGRLYGAMNLKPVLHQEVRQLDAGEVRAEEIRRDALLKEEDDMTSRMRGGTSTWDSGIGGHSITSHIATQLEDSDSVCLEPDSLSHSRGEELEEGVQFSVWVSFYEIYNEFLYDLLEAPPCLQPKKRAILRLSDDKQGNPYVKDLTWVQVRSAEEAWRVLRAGRRNQSFASTHLNHNSSRSHSIFSTRILHVHPEANQGQATRVSELSVCDLAGSERCKDQRNEERMKEANNINTSLHTLGRCIAALRHNQTNKSRPPQVVPFRDSKLTRVLQGFFCGRGRSSMVVNINPCASTYDETLQALKFSAIATQLVHGPSTKTRVAYILSLLREPRSHSNDSTLIEEDEDSDEDGDITMFDSDALLRAIEVLKREVQRQREEKEVLEATVREQVFSEMMEVISGMEKDFSQTLETEKALMEERFEDKINNLQKSLKRYYNQEIEERDEQIEALTAALEKKGGVSLAEPAPLPLFPPLALGGEAEGPTPRRSQRLASTTTGELSRVRAELDQCRAELLEKTQELRRVQGQLTPPEHCDALTNAADRKLGEGQRNLRQLRLDLQRLGLNLQSGERACCRNTGGERLRHALTTADHTLAKQDQTLVELQNGLLLVKADLRRKAETLAQMGQMPPCGSASATPGSCQKRGCGAAGNAENQPPEKRHFFRSLFPQHTPSRNGQPQTTPYSRILRSRQQSPPPSPGPSGRYRVTKC; from the exons ATGGCGTTGTCTATGGCATCTCCATGTGGAGTCCTGTCtgacgaggaggaggggggcatGGCTGTGTTTGAATCCACGGCAGCTGACATCGGTGGCCTGGTAGGACAACGACTGAACGAAGTGACTCTGCCTGAGATCTCCATCATCTCCCCTGGACTAGAACATCGGCCATCCATCAGAGAG AAAGCATTGGCAAAGCCTGGGGTGATCAGACAAGGCAGCGGTGGTGAGGGGAACACTGACAAAGTGAAGGTGTTTCTGCGTATCCGCCCACTgactgagggagagaaggaaaggggagaggaacaG ggctgtgtgtgtgtgcaaaacgAAGAGAGCCTGATGCTCAAAGCCCCCAAAGACTCCCAGAACATGAAGAGTGCAGAGAGGGGAGTCGCCCAGAGCATGCACAAGTTCAGCTTCTCACAG ATCTTTGGTCCAGAGACCAAACAGCAGGACTTCTTCGAGAGCACCATGAAGGAGATGGTGAGAGACGTGCTTCGTGGAGAGAGTCGGCTCCTCTACACATATGGTGTCACCAACTCTGGCAAGACCTACACCATTCAGG GAGTGGGTCGTGAGGCGGGCCTCCTGCCCCGGGCCTTGGTGTCTTTGTTCAGGAAGTTGCAGGGCCGTCTCTACGGGGCCATGAACCTCAAGCCTGTCCTCCACCAGGAGGTACGCCAGCTGGATGCCGGTGAGGTCCGGGCTGAGGAGATCCGCAGAGACGCTCTACTCAAAGAG GAGGATGACATGACTTCTCGGATGCGAGGCGGCACTAGTACCTGGGACAGCGGCATTGGTGGACACTCCATAACCAGCCACATTGCCACCCAGCTAGAGG ACTCTGACAGTGTATGTCTGGAGCCAGACAGCCTGTCTCACAGCAGaggggaggagctggaggagggggTTCAGTTCTCTGTGTGGGTCTCCTTCTATGAGATCTACAATGAGTTCCTGTACGACCTGCTTGAGGCTCCGCCCTGCCTGCAGCCTAAGAAGAGGGCCATCCTCCGGCTGAGTGATGACAAGCAGGGGAACCCTTACGTCAAGG ATCTCACCTGGGTGCAGGTCCGCAGTGCAGAGGAGGCTTGGAGAGTGCTCAGGGCTGGCCGGAGGAACCAGAGCTTTGCCAGCACTCACCTCAACCACAACTCCAGCCGCAGCCACAGCATCTTCTCCACCCGGATCCTGCACGTCCACCCAGAGGCTAACCAGGGCCAGGCCACACGCGTCAGCGA gctgtctgtctgtgacctgGCTGGCTCAGAGCGTTGTAAGGACCAGCGCAACgaggagaggatgaaggaggCCAACAATATCaacacctccctccacaccctGGGCCGCTGTATCGCTGCTCTGAGGCACAACCAGACCAAcaa GTCGCGACCCCCTCAGGTGGTGCCGTTCCGAGACAGTAAACTGACACGGGTTCTCCAGGGCTTCTTCTGCGGCCGCGGGCGTTCCAGCATGGTGGTCAACATCAACCCCTGTGCCTCCACCTACGACGAGACCCTACAGGCCCTCAAGTTCTCTGCCATCGCCACACAG ctggtccatgGGCCGTCCACTAAAACCCGAGTGGCCTACATCCTGTCCCTGCTGCGGGAGCCCCGGTCTCACTCCAATGACAGCACTCTGATTGAGGAAGACGAGGACAGCGATGAAGATGGGGACATCACCATGTTTGATTCAGAT GCTCTGCTGCGGGCCATCGAGGTACTGAAGAGGGAGGTGCAGAGGCAGCGGGAAGAGAAGGAGGTGCTGGAGGCCACCGTCAGAGAGCAGGTGTTCTCTGAGATGATGGAGGTCATCTCTGGCATGGAGAAGGACTTCAGCCAGACCCTGGAGACAGAGAAGGCTCTGATGGAGGAGAGGTTTGAGGACAAGATCAACAACCTGCAGAAAAGCCTCAAGAGATACTACAACCAGGAAATAGAG GAGCGTGATGAACAGATTGAGGCACTGACTGCAGCCCTGGAGAAAAAGGGAGGTGTGTCCCTAGCAGAGCCAGCCCCACTCCCCCTCTTCCCACCCCTAGCCctgggaggagaggctgagggccCCACACCCCGTCGCTCCCAGcgcctggcctccacaaccacAGGAGAGCTGAGCAGAGTGAGGGCTGAGCTGGACCAGTGTCGTGCCGAGCTGCTGGAGAAAACACAAg AACTGAGGCGTGTCCAGGGGCAGCTCACACCACCAGAGCACTGCGATGCCCTGACCAACGCTGCCGACCGCAAGCTGGGGGAGGGCCAGAGG AACCTGCGTCAGTTGCGTCTGGACCTGCAGAGGCTGGGTCTGAACCTGCAGTCTGGAGAGAGGGCATGCTGCCGTAACACTGGTGGGGAGAGGCTGCGCCATGCACTCACCACTGCAGACCACACACTGGCCAAACAG gACCAGACCCTGGTAGAGCTACAGAACGGCCTGCTGCTTGTCAAGGCTGACCTGAGGAGGAAGGCGGAGACCCTGGCCCAGATGGGTCAGATGCCCCCCTGTGGCTCGGCCTCTGCTACTCCCGGCTCCTGTCAGAAGAGGGGCTGTGGGGCAGCAGGCAACGCTGAGAACCAGCCCCCAGAGAAACGCCACTTCTTCCGTTCCCTTTTCCCACAACACACCCCGTCACGAAACGGACAACCTCAAACCACACCCTACTCACGGATCCTTCGCTCCCGCCAACAGTCCCCTCCCCCAAGTCCCGGCCCCTCTGGCAGGTACAGGGTTACCAAGTGCTGA